DNA from Candidatus Nanopelagicales bacterium:
GATCCACCGATGAGGCCGGGCTGAGCGGTCGCAGTCACTGACGCTTGGTCTGGGGCGCGTGGGCGTGACCGTCCGTCTGGCCTCGCTGCCAGGTCGTTCCAGGTTGCTCGTCGTGCCGGTGTCGGCGGGGGCGGTCAGGTCGTCGGTGCCGGTGGTGGTCCGCAGGCCCGGTTGAACAGGTCGCTCCAGGCTGTCTCCCAGGGCCAGTGCGCTGGGAGGTGCAGGGTCACTCTTCGTGCCGAGGACGCGATCCGGGCGGGGACGGTGATCAGCTTGCGGCGAATCGTCGCGGTGGTGGCCTTGGCGAGTCCCGGGCCGGTGAGGGTTGCGGCGGCTCGGGTCAGGTTGAACGCCATTACGGCCAGCACGAGCCAGGCTGCGTTGGCCGCGAACTTGCCCGAGGGCAGGTGCGCCAGCGCTGCGTGCTTGAGGTCGGCGTGGACCTGTTCGATGATCGCGTGGCCACGGTGGGTCTTGTCCGCGGACACAGTGTCGGCCACAGCGGGACTGGTGGTGGTGAAGAAGGCGTGGAAGCGCCAGGTGTCGAACAGCGTCTCCTGGCCATGGTTGCTCTTGGGGTTGAGGTCCGGAATCCGGCGGACCACGAGCCGGCCGGCGACCTGCTCGACCTTGGGACGGGAGGTGAACGCGGTGAACGGGATCTCGGCGACCTCGGCGCGCGAGATCCAGGTCTGGGTCTGCTCGTCGAACACGGCGTCGGTGTACTCGATCGGCGTCCACGCATCCTCACCGATGGCGGAGATCGCGGCTTTGACCTTGGGATCCATCCGCACGGTGACCGACACGTCGGCGCCACCTCGGATCGCGGCGCGGACGGCTGCATGGCCGTAGAACGCGCTGTCGGCACGCACCAACGCCTTGTCATTTCCGGTGGTTGTAGACATCGAGGCGACGGCCTTCAACGCGTCGGCGACCAGCCGGGCCGCGCCCCGCGGTGAACCACACGATCCTTTCCGCAGTCGTTGGGCCACGACCACCGGCGCCGACTGGCTGGTGCTCACCGTGGCGAGGAGCGCGTTGAGTCCGCGGACACCGGAGTAGCCGTAGCCCGAACCCTGCTTGGCGTAGCCGTGGACTTCGATGATGGTGTCGTCGATGTCGACCATCACCCGAGCACCGGCTTCCCCGGGTGCTGCGATCAGCGGTGCTTTGTTGGCCAGCCTGGTCAGGAACCGAGAGGCGACCGCGTCGAGTTGGCGGACGTGACCGAAGGTGAACGAGCGCAGGAATGAACCCAGCGTCGAGGGTGCGTAGGCGTTGGCGAAGACCCGACCCATCCCACCGTGTCGAAGCAGCGCCATGTCATCGATGCTGTCCGCGCCGGCGACCATCCCGGCCACCAGAGAGGTGATCTTCAGCCCGGCGTTGGCGCCCTTGTCGGTCGGCACCGTGAGGTGCTGCTGGGCGAGCTCGCCGAGCCCCGAAGACAGGGCCAGGGTGAGCACCGGGACGAGCCCAGCCGACGACACGAGGTTCGGATCGTCGAACACCGCTGAGGTGGCACGAGGCGTGTGGCAAAGTTGCATCTACGAGATGCCCTTCGTGATGGTGGAAATCGGTCCCTAGAGAAGACAGATTTTCCCAGCACGTAAGGGCATTCTCACTTCACGACGCGCTCATCCACTCAAGCTCATCGGTGGATCGAGGCTTAGTGACCTCGAGAGGAACTTGGTCGCAGCCCTGCAGCAGGCATCTGTATCACTGAACGCCGCCGGCGGACCGGGGGTGGGGTCGTGGAGAGCGTCGAAGAAATCCTGGCGACCTGGCTGACCAAGTTCAAGCCACACGAAGACGGCGCTCACCTCCCGCCGCACCACGACCACTGTCTTGCCTGTGGACCCGAGAATCCCCACGGACATCACCTGGTGGTGCACCGCCGCGGCGAGGAGGTCCATGCGGTCCATGTGTTCGACCAGCGCCACGTAGGTGCCCCCGGGATTGCGCACGGTGGTGCCGTGGCTACGGTTCTCGACGACCTGTTCGGGTTCCTGCTCTACCTCACCGGCGCCCCCGCGGTCACCCGACAGCTCGAAGTGCGTTACGACTCGCCCGTTCTCCTGGGGACCACCTACGAGTTGGTCGCCAGAATGGTTCGTTCGGAGGGTCGCAAGCTCTTCGTCGAGGCCGAGATGCGCGACACCTCAGGAGGTTCGGTGGCCTTCGCATCGGCGCTGTTCCTGCGCGTGGACGAAGCCCATTTCAGACTGGGTTTCAGCAACTCTCCGCCCTTGGTCGCGCCCGATGACGGCGAAAAGCCTGACCCGTAGCTCGTAGTTTGTCGTTCTCCCCTCCAATGGAACCAGACGCCCGCATCCGTGGACGCAGAAATAGGACTCCATGACCTCCAGCTCACTTCGCGACCAAGTCGTCGTCATCACCGGCGGCGCACGAGGCATCGGCTACGCGACCGCGCGCACGCTCATCGAGCGCGGCGCTCGGGTAGCCATCGGCGACATCGACGAGACGCGCCTGCTCACTGCGGCCGACGAGCTCGGGCTCGAGGTCACAGGCCGCCTCGACGTGACCAATGGGGAGTCATTCCGTGCGTTCTACTCGATGGTCTCCGAGCGGCTGGGCACACCCCACGCGCTGATCAACAACGCCGGCATCATGCCCGTCGGGCCGACCCTCCAGGAGTCCGAGGAAGTGGCGCGGCGCATGGTCGACATCAACCTCCACGGCGTCATCACCGGCACCAAGATCGCCCTCGCCTCGATGCTCCCTCGCCGAAGTGGACACATCATCAACATCGCGTCGATGGCGGGCGAGGCGTTCATCCCCGGTGCGGCGACCTACTGCGCCACCAAGGCCGCAGTGATCGCATTCACCGAAGCGGTCCGTGTCGAGCATCGCACCAGCGGGGTCAGTGTCTCGTTGGTGCTGCCCACGTTCACCAACACCGAACTGGTTGCCGGCACCACCGGGCCACGGGGATTCCGCAATGCCGAGCCCGAGGAGATCGCGGACGCGATTGCGGCGCTTCTTGAGGGGCCACGCCCGCGTGCCTACGTCACTAGGGTCATGGGCCAAGTGCTGGCCGCGCAACGCTTCATGCCCCGTGCCATGGCCGAGGGCCTGGCCCGGCGTCTGGGCGGGGAACAGATGCTCCTGGCGGGCGTGGAACCGTCGGCGCGCCAAGGCTACGAACAACGCGCCAGGAAATCTTGAGGACCGACCCAAGGCAGAGAATTCTTGGGGACCGAGTCCCAGCGGCGCGTTTGACGGGACGGTGGCCGGGAACGGCACGCGGAGCGTGTGCAGAGAGGGAACCGCTTACGGAAATGGCGTGATGCGTGACCGGCTCCGCCCAGTTCGGATCGTCGGCGTCCCGCGTGGGAGTCAGTTGCGGGACGCCGGCGAGTGGCGATTAGCGTCGTGAGGAGGCGTCAGCCAGTTCTGCCTTCGCAGCGGTGCGTTGACGCTCAATGGCGCGGTAGACGGTGGAGCGTCCGACGCCGAACAGTTCGGCTACCTCCAGGGTGCTGTACTCGCCGCTGTGCACCAGCGACACAAGGTGTGCCTCCTGCTTGCGGCTCAGCTTGGGTTGCTTGCCCTTGAGTCGACCCTTGGCCTTGGCGACCTTCATGCCCTCGACCGTGCGTAGTCGGATCAGGTCGGACTCGAACTCGGCGACCATGGCCAGGACGTTGAAGAGCAGCCGTCCGACGGCATCGGTGGGGTCGTAGACCGACCCGCCCAGGCTCAGGCTGATCTGTCGAGAGGTGAGTTCGTCCGCGATCGCTCGGGCGTCTGGAAGCGACCGGGCAAGGCGGTCAAGCTTGGTCACCACAAGGGTGTCACCGGCACGGCAGGCCGCGAGTGCCTCGCGGAGCCCGGGCCGTTCTCGGTTGGTGCCCGTCAGGCCGTGGTCGACATAGATGCGCTCGGCCTCAACACCGAGGCCGAGCAGAGCGTCGCGTTGGGCAGTGAGGTCTTGTGCATCGGTGGAGCATCGGGCGTACCCGACAAGTAGTGCGCTCATGGCGCACCTCCCAAAGGTTTGGCCCGGCCACGCCACGGGATGTGGTCGGCTCGGGCATCAGGCTGAACCCGATACCACCAGCGACTGCCTTTCTTTCCCGATCCGCAAGTACCGTCACTTACCGCCGCTTCCCCCGATCCGTTTTTCGTAATACGATTTTGGCCATGGTCAGCGAAGAGCAGATCCAGCAATGGGCGGACGAGGCCGAAGCTGGCTACGGCGTCGACGAGATGAAGCGCCGCGGTCGCGGTCGGCCCGGGCGTGGCTCCGAGCCGATGCAGGTCGTTGCAGTACGCCTCACAGCGGACGAGCTCGCTGCGGTCGACGCAATTGCCGAGCGAGAGCACATCACGAGATCCGAAGCGATCCGCAGGGCGCTGGCCGGCTCTGCGGCGTGAGGATCCACGACAGCGCACTCAGACACGGGGTACTCCCAGAGGACGCAGTTCAGGCAGCCGACTGGCCGCTCTGGGTCGAACCGATTGATGACGAGGACTGGCCGCACCGCGAACTACGACTCGGCTTCGACACTCAAGCCCGCCTGCTCGAGACCGTCGTCCTCCTCTTCGAGAGCGGCGACGAGATGGTCATCCACGCCATGCCGGCCCGCAAGCAGTACTGGGATCTCCTGCCCTGAACCGGAGTTCTTGAGTTGTTCCAGACAATCTGGTTAAGTAGAGGGGATGTCAACGACGCGTGCTGCCGATCCCCGCGAGAGCCTGAAGGCTGTCGGCCTGCGTGTCACGCGGCCCCGGCTGGCGGTGCTGAGTGCCGTGGATGACCAGCCGCACGCCGACACCGAGTCGCTGATCGGAGCCGTGCGCCGTGAGCTGCCGGCCGTTTCGCACCAGGCGGTGTACGACGTGCTGCGTGCGCTGACGACCGCGGGCCTGGTGCGCCGCATCCAGCCCTCGGGCTCGGTCGCGCGCTACGAGTCGCGGGTCGGCGACAACCATCACCACGTCGTGTGTCGCTCGTGCGGAGCGATTGCCGACGTGGACTGCGCCGTCGGGCTGCGGCCCTGCCTCGACGCCTCCGAGACCCACGGCTTCGTCATCGACGAGGCCGAGGTGACCTATTGGGGCGTTTGCTCCGCGTGCTCCACCACCCCCGCAGCACCACTCACCCAAGCCACACCGAAGCCCACTCAACGAGGAGCGATGAACGATGTCGTTTGAAGAGAACACCAACCCGATCACCACCGCGGCCGGCGCACCGGTCGCCGAGAACCAGAACAGCCTGACTGCCGGCCCGCGCGGTCCGATGCTGCTGCAGGACCTGTGGTTCCTCGAGAAGCTCGCGCACTTCGACCGCGAGGTCATCCCCGAGCGCCGGATGCACGCCAAGGGCTCGGGCGCCTTCGGCACCTTCAAGATCACCCACGACATCAGCAAGTACACCCGCGCCGCGATCTTCAACAAGATCGGCAACGAGTGCGAGATGTTCGCCCGGTTCT
Protein-coding regions in this window:
- a CDS encoding recombinase family protein, which codes for MSALLVGYARCSTDAQDLTAQRDALLGLGVEAERIYVDHGLTGTNRERPGLREALAACRAGDTLVVTKLDRLARSLPDARAIADELTSRQISLSLGGSVYDPTDAVGRLLFNVLAMVAEFESDLIRLRTVEGMKVAKAKGRLKGKQPKLSRKQEAHLVSLVHSGEYSTLEVAELFGVGRSTVYRAIERQRTAAKAELADASSRR
- a CDS encoding PaaI family thioesterase, encoding MFDQRHVGAPGIAHGGAVATVLDDLFGFLLYLTGAPAVTRQLEVRYDSPVLLGTTYELVARMVRSEGRKLFVEAEMRDTSGGSVAFASALFLRVDEAHFRLGFSNSPPLVAPDDGEKPDP
- a CDS encoding SDR family oxidoreductase, with product MTSSSLRDQVVVITGGARGIGYATARTLIERGARVAIGDIDETRLLTAADELGLEVTGRLDVTNGESFRAFYSMVSERLGTPHALINNAGIMPVGPTLQESEEVARRMVDINLHGVITGTKIALASMLPRRSGHIINIASMAGEAFIPGAATYCATKAAVIAFTEAVRVEHRTSGVSVSLVLPTFTNTELVAGTTGPRGFRNAEPEEIADAIAALLEGPRPRAYVTRVMGQVLAAQRFMPRAMAEGLARRLGGEQMLLAGVEPSARQGYEQRARKS
- a CDS encoding Fur family transcriptional regulator, which gives rise to MSTTRAADPRESLKAVGLRVTRPRLAVLSAVDDQPHADTESLIGAVRRELPAVSHQAVYDVLRALTTAGLVRRIQPSGSVARYESRVGDNHHHVVCRSCGAIADVDCAVGLRPCLDASETHGFVIDEAEVTYWGVCSACSTTPAAPLTQATPKPTQRGAMNDVV
- a CDS encoding IS1380 family transposase, which translates into the protein MQLCHTPRATSAVFDDPNLVSSAGLVPVLTLALSSGLGELAQQHLTVPTDKGANAGLKITSLVAGMVAGADSIDDMALLRHGGMGRVFANAYAPSTLGSFLRSFTFGHVRQLDAVASRFLTRLANKAPLIAAPGEAGARVMVDIDDTIIEVHGYAKQGSGYGYSGVRGLNALLATVSTSQSAPVVVAQRLRKGSCGSPRGAARLVADALKAVASMSTTTGNDKALVRADSAFYGHAAVRAAIRGGADVSVTVRMDPKVKAAISAIGEDAWTPIEYTDAVFDEQTQTWISRAEVAEIPFTAFTSRPKVEQVAGRLVVRRIPDLNPKSNHGQETLFDTWRFHAFFTTTSPAVADTVSADKTHRGHAIIEQVHADLKHAALAHLPSGKFAANAAWLVLAVMAFNLTRAAATLTGPGLAKATTATIRRKLITVPARIASSARRVTLHLPAHWPWETAWSDLFNRACGPPPAPTT
- a CDS encoding ribbon-helix-helix protein, CopG family — translated: MVSEEQIQQWADEAEAGYGVDEMKRRGRGRPGRGSEPMQVVAVRLTADELAAVDAIAEREHITRSEAIRRALAGSAA